A section of the Humulus lupulus chromosome 2, drHumLupu1.1, whole genome shotgun sequence genome encodes:
- the LOC133819216 gene encoding cyclin-T1-4-like isoform X2 produces MSFMRNFRPQWGTNDDEYWSSLSRNNFGNNTNNSRSRSRNNGCTRSLNNPHDFSGRHNRDVLNYSNYVKPDHSEGPSWKRRKFSDSTWGDSSGGRPYLPPNAYDCDPSTCFDSGPPARFNSDATTSTSCKRDRSKLDDDEELIFMSRDDIERHSPSRKDGIDAMRETHLRYSYCAFIQNLGLRLELPQTTTATAMVLCHRFFVRRSHACHDRFLIATAAVFLAAKSEETARPLNNVLRASCELFHKQDMTFLSYLLPVDWFEQYRERVIEAENMILTTLNFELNVHHPYAPLTSVLNKLGLSQTMLVTLALNLISEGCYMFGYFFESFSVFYQVVIYKCSVRNRILTVDARVSREMQILDLWRRLSPW; encoded by the exons ATGTCGTTTATGAGAAACTTTCGACCTCAATGGGGAACAAACGATGATGAATATTGGTCTTCGTTAAGTAGAAACAATTTCGGTAACAATACTAATAACAGTCGGAGTAGGAGCAGAAACAATGGTTGTACGAGGAGTTTGAACAACCCTCATGACTTTTCAGGCAGGCATAACAGGGATGTATTAAATTATTCTAACTATGTTAAGCCTGATCATAGTGAAGGACCCTCTTGGAAGAGGAGAAAATTTTCAGATTCTACTTGGGGAGATAGTAGTGGTGGAAGACCTTATTTGCCACCCAATGCTTATGATTGTGACCCTTCTACCTGCTTTGATTCTGGGCCTCCTGCAAGATTCAATTCCGATGCCACGACTTCCACTTCCTGTAAACGGGATCGGTCGAAATTGGATGACGATGAAGAACTGATTTTTATGTCAAGGGATGACATTGAGAGACACTCCCCGTCGAGAAAAGATGGCATTGATGCTATGCGCGAGACACATTTGCGGTACTCTTATTGTGCTTTCATTCAGAATCTTGGCTTGCGGCTTGAGTT ACCACagactactactgctactgctatggTATTGTGCCACCGGTTTTTTGTTCGAAGATCACATGCATGCCATGATAGATTC TTGATTGCTACTGCTGCTGTTTTTCTTGCTGCTAAGTCTGAGGAGACAGCACGTCCTTTGAATAATGTGCTGCGAGCGTCTTGTGAGCTATTCCATAAGCAGGATATGACTTTTTTGTCCTATCTGCTCCCTGTT GACTGGTTTGAGCAGTATAGGGAACGGGTGATTGAAGCTGAAAATATGATACTCACTACTTTAAACTTTGAACTGAATGTGCATCATCCATATGCTCCCCTTACATCTGTTCTTAACAAATTAGGTCTTTCACAAACAATGTTGGTGACTCTGGCTCTGAATTTGATCAGTGAAGG GTGCTATATGTTTGGTTACTTCTTTGAATCCTTCTCTGTATTTTACCAAGTAGTCATATACAAATGTAGTGTAAGGAATAGAATTTTGACAGTGGATGCTAGAGTCTCAAGAGAAATGCAGATTCTTGATTTGTGGAGGAGGCTTAGTCCTTGGTAG
- the LOC133819216 gene encoding cyclin-T1-4-like isoform X4, translated as MSFMRNFRPQWGTNDDEYWSSLSRNNFGNNTNNSRSRSRNNGCTRSLNNPHDFSGRHNRDVLNYSNYVKPDHSEGPSWKRRKFSDSTWGDSSGGRPYLPPNAYDCDPSTCFDSGPPARFNSDATTSTSCKRDRSKLDDDEELIFMSRDDIERHSPSRKDGIDAMRETHLRYSYCAFIQNLGLRLELPQTTTATAMVLCHRFFVRRSHACHDRFLIATAAVFLAAKSEETARPLNNVLRASCELFHKQDMTFLSYLLPVDWFEQYRERVIEAENMILTTLNFELNVHHPYAPLTSVLNKLGLSQTMLVTLALNLISEGIYTRLACCPV; from the exons ATGTCGTTTATGAGAAACTTTCGACCTCAATGGGGAACAAACGATGATGAATATTGGTCTTCGTTAAGTAGAAACAATTTCGGTAACAATACTAATAACAGTCGGAGTAGGAGCAGAAACAATGGTTGTACGAGGAGTTTGAACAACCCTCATGACTTTTCAGGCAGGCATAACAGGGATGTATTAAATTATTCTAACTATGTTAAGCCTGATCATAGTGAAGGACCCTCTTGGAAGAGGAGAAAATTTTCAGATTCTACTTGGGGAGATAGTAGTGGTGGAAGACCTTATTTGCCACCCAATGCTTATGATTGTGACCCTTCTACCTGCTTTGATTCTGGGCCTCCTGCAAGATTCAATTCCGATGCCACGACTTCCACTTCCTGTAAACGGGATCGGTCGAAATTGGATGACGATGAAGAACTGATTTTTATGTCAAGGGATGACATTGAGAGACACTCCCCGTCGAGAAAAGATGGCATTGATGCTATGCGCGAGACACATTTGCGGTACTCTTATTGTGCTTTCATTCAGAATCTTGGCTTGCGGCTTGAGTT ACCACagactactactgctactgctatggTATTGTGCCACCGGTTTTTTGTTCGAAGATCACATGCATGCCATGATAGATTC TTGATTGCTACTGCTGCTGTTTTTCTTGCTGCTAAGTCTGAGGAGACAGCACGTCCTTTGAATAATGTGCTGCGAGCGTCTTGTGAGCTATTCCATAAGCAGGATATGACTTTTTTGTCCTATCTGCTCCCTGTT GACTGGTTTGAGCAGTATAGGGAACGGGTGATTGAAGCTGAAAATATGATACTCACTACTTTAAACTTTGAACTGAATGTGCATCATCCATATGCTCCCCTTACATCTGTTCTTAACAAATTAGGTCTTTCACAAACAATGTTGGTGACTCTGGCTCTGAATTTGATCAGTGAAGG GATCTACACAAGATTAGCGTGCTGCCCTGTTTGA
- the LOC133819216 gene encoding cyclin-T1-4-like isoform X3, whose translation MSFMRNFRPQWGTNDDEYWSSLSRNNFGNNTNNSRSRSRNNGCTRSLNNPHDFSGRHNRDVLNYSNYVKPDHSEGPSWKRRKFSDSTWGDSSGGRPYLPPNAYDCDPSTCFDSGPPARFNSDATTSTSCKRDRSKLDDDEELIFMSRDDIERHSPSRKDGIDAMRETHLRYSYCAFIQNLGLRLELPQTTTATAMVLCHRFFVRRSHACHDRFLIATAAVFLAAKSEETARPLNNVLRASCELFHKQDMTFLSYLLPVDWFEQYRERVIEAENMILTTLNFELNVHHPYAPLTSVLNKLGLSQTMLVTLALNLISEGYHRMYTMNVVWVNFYQYPDPLHSSGAICLVTSLNPSLYFTK comes from the exons ATGTCGTTTATGAGAAACTTTCGACCTCAATGGGGAACAAACGATGATGAATATTGGTCTTCGTTAAGTAGAAACAATTTCGGTAACAATACTAATAACAGTCGGAGTAGGAGCAGAAACAATGGTTGTACGAGGAGTTTGAACAACCCTCATGACTTTTCAGGCAGGCATAACAGGGATGTATTAAATTATTCTAACTATGTTAAGCCTGATCATAGTGAAGGACCCTCTTGGAAGAGGAGAAAATTTTCAGATTCTACTTGGGGAGATAGTAGTGGTGGAAGACCTTATTTGCCACCCAATGCTTATGATTGTGACCCTTCTACCTGCTTTGATTCTGGGCCTCCTGCAAGATTCAATTCCGATGCCACGACTTCCACTTCCTGTAAACGGGATCGGTCGAAATTGGATGACGATGAAGAACTGATTTTTATGTCAAGGGATGACATTGAGAGACACTCCCCGTCGAGAAAAGATGGCATTGATGCTATGCGCGAGACACATTTGCGGTACTCTTATTGTGCTTTCATTCAGAATCTTGGCTTGCGGCTTGAGTT ACCACagactactactgctactgctatggTATTGTGCCACCGGTTTTTTGTTCGAAGATCACATGCATGCCATGATAGATTC TTGATTGCTACTGCTGCTGTTTTTCTTGCTGCTAAGTCTGAGGAGACAGCACGTCCTTTGAATAATGTGCTGCGAGCGTCTTGTGAGCTATTCCATAAGCAGGATATGACTTTTTTGTCCTATCTGCTCCCTGTT GACTGGTTTGAGCAGTATAGGGAACGGGTGATTGAAGCTGAAAATATGATACTCACTACTTTAAACTTTGAACTGAATGTGCATCATCCATATGCTCCCCTTACATCTGTTCTTAACAAATTAGGTCTTTCACAAACAATGTTGGTGACTCTGGCTCTGAATTTGATCAGTGAAGG TTACCACAGGATGTACACAATGAATGTGGTTTGGGTTAATTTTTATCAGTATCCTGATCCTTTGCATTCTTCAGGTGCTATATGTTTGGTTACTTCTTTGAATCCTTCTCTGTATTTTACCAAGTAG
- the LOC133819216 gene encoding cyclin-T1-4-like isoform X1 — MSFMRNFRPQWGTNDDEYWSSLSRNNFGNNTNNSRSRSRNNGCTRSLNNPHDFSGRHNRDVLNYSNYVKPDHSEGPSWKRRKFSDSTWGDSSGGRPYLPPNAYDCDPSTCFDSGPPARFNSDATTSTSCKRDRSKLDDDEELIFMSRDDIERHSPSRKDGIDAMRETHLRYSYCAFIQNLGLRLELPQTTTATAMVLCHRFFVRRSHACHDRFLIATAAVFLAAKSEETARPLNNVLRASCELFHKQDMTFLSYLLPVDWFEQYRERVIEAENMILTTLNFELNVHHPYAPLTSVLNKLGLSQTMLVTLALNLISEGLRSSLWLQFKPHHIAAGATYLAAKFLNMDLGTYRNIWQEFQATPAILQDVTQQLMELF; from the exons ATGTCGTTTATGAGAAACTTTCGACCTCAATGGGGAACAAACGATGATGAATATTGGTCTTCGTTAAGTAGAAACAATTTCGGTAACAATACTAATAACAGTCGGAGTAGGAGCAGAAACAATGGTTGTACGAGGAGTTTGAACAACCCTCATGACTTTTCAGGCAGGCATAACAGGGATGTATTAAATTATTCTAACTATGTTAAGCCTGATCATAGTGAAGGACCCTCTTGGAAGAGGAGAAAATTTTCAGATTCTACTTGGGGAGATAGTAGTGGTGGAAGACCTTATTTGCCACCCAATGCTTATGATTGTGACCCTTCTACCTGCTTTGATTCTGGGCCTCCTGCAAGATTCAATTCCGATGCCACGACTTCCACTTCCTGTAAACGGGATCGGTCGAAATTGGATGACGATGAAGAACTGATTTTTATGTCAAGGGATGACATTGAGAGACACTCCCCGTCGAGAAAAGATGGCATTGATGCTATGCGCGAGACACATTTGCGGTACTCTTATTGTGCTTTCATTCAGAATCTTGGCTTGCGGCTTGAGTT ACCACagactactactgctactgctatggTATTGTGCCACCGGTTTTTTGTTCGAAGATCACATGCATGCCATGATAGATTC TTGATTGCTACTGCTGCTGTTTTTCTTGCTGCTAAGTCTGAGGAGACAGCACGTCCTTTGAATAATGTGCTGCGAGCGTCTTGTGAGCTATTCCATAAGCAGGATATGACTTTTTTGTCCTATCTGCTCCCTGTT GACTGGTTTGAGCAGTATAGGGAACGGGTGATTGAAGCTGAAAATATGATACTCACTACTTTAAACTTTGAACTGAATGTGCATCATCCATATGCTCCCCTTACATCTGTTCTTAACAAATTAGGTCTTTCACAAACAATGTTGGTGACTCTGGCTCTGAATTTGATCAGTGAAGG GCTTCGAAGCTCACTGTGGTTGCAGTTCAAACCACATCACATTGCTGCTGGAGCAACTTACCTTGCTGCCAAATTTCTTAATATGGATCTAGGTACCTATCGGAATATCTGGCAAGAATTCCAAGCAACACCAGCTATCCTTCAAG ATGTGACGCAGCAATTAATGGAGCTTTTCTAA